Within Streptomyces albofaciens JCM 4342, the genomic segment CCGCGCCGGGCGCGCCGAGGGTGTCCATGAGGTCGGTGATCCAGCTTGTTTCCGCGAGTTCGTTCATGCTTCGACGGTAGAAATTCGCGGGTGCCGGCACATTGCGGAAAACCGCACAGAACACTGTGGTTTTCCGCAGTGTGGAGGCGTCGGCGCAGCCACTAGCGTTTTGATCATGCGGGGGATGACACGGCGCGGGATGCGCCTCACGGTCGGATTGTTGGTCGGCGCGGGCATGGCGGCGGTCGAGCTGCCGTTCATCGCGCTCTCGGGGCTCGCGCTGCTCTGCGTATTCATCTGGCCGCGCGCGAGACGGAAGGTGCTGGCGCCGGTCACGGCCGTGGCCCGGTGCCTCACCGAGTCCGCGCGCCGCCGACTCCGGTTCGGCGGAGCCGATTTCTCCTACGGGTACGACACCGAGCGCGCGCTCAAGTACCTGGCGGTCCGCTGGACGCTGGGACTACTGGGCGGTTGCGTGATCGTCTCCGCGCTCGCGGGGGCGACCGTCGTGCTGTGGGCATCGACGGCGTGGATGTTCTCCCGGATCGACCATCCGGTGGACGTAGCGGAGACCGGCGTGGGCGCCCTGTTCCTGCTCTTCCTCAGCCTGCAAGCGGTGTTCGGGGTGGCGGCCTTGGAAGCCCGGCTGGCGCGTCACTTCCTCGGCCCCACGCACGAGGAGAAGTTGCAGCGGCGGGTCGCGGAACTGGCCTCCAGCCGGGCCGGGGTGGTCGCGGCGGTCAACGACGAACGCCGCCGTATCGAGCGTGACCTGCACGACGGAGTCCAACAACGCCTAGTGGCCCTGGGCATGCTGCTCGGCCGCGCACTGCGCGCCAAGGACGAAACCCGCGCGGTCGAACTGCTGCGGCAGGCCCACGAAGAGAGCCGTCAGGCACTGACCGAACTACGCGAAGTCGCCTGGCGCGTCTATCCGACCGTGCTGGACGAGGCCGGGCTCCGGGTCGCCCTGGAAACCGTCGCGGAACGCTCCGCGGTGCCCGTCCGGCTCGACTACCGCCTTGCCCGCGAACCCGACACCGCCGTGGCGACCGTCACCTACTTCGTCATATCCGAAGCGGTCACCAACGCCGTCAAGCATTCCTGCGCGGACCGGATAGCCGTCACCGTCGACCGTGAAGAGAACACCTTGTTCCTTCGGATCCAGGACAACGGCGGGGGTGGTGCGGACGCCTCCGGTAGCGGACTGTTCGGGCTGGCCCGCCGGGTCGCCGCCATGGACGGCCGGTTCCGGGTGGCCAGCCCGGCCGGCGGCCCCACCACGATCACCGCGGAGCTGCCGTGCGCGTAGTACTCGCCGACGATTCGACCTTGCTGAGGGAGGGCTTGGTGCGACTTCTGACAGAAGAGGATCACGAGGTGATGGCAGCGGTGGGGGACGCCGCGGAACTGATGACGGTGCTGGAGCGCGCACCGGCGGAGCAGCGGCCCGACGTGGTGGTCGTCGACGTACGGATGCCGCCCACGCACACGGACGAAGGGCTGCGGGCCGCGGTCAGCATCCGTGAGCGCTGGCCGGACGTCGGCGTACTCGTCCTGTCGCAGTACGTCGAGCGGCGGTACGCCACCGAGCTGCTGACCGA encodes:
- a CDS encoding sensor histidine kinase, which gives rise to MRGMTRRGMRLTVGLLVGAGMAAVELPFIALSGLALLCVFIWPRARRKVLAPVTAVARCLTESARRRLRFGGADFSYGYDTERALKYLAVRWTLGLLGGCVIVSALAGATVVLWASTAWMFSRIDHPVDVAETGVGALFLLFLSLQAVFGVAALEARLARHFLGPTHEEKLQRRVAELASSRAGVVAAVNDERRRIERDLHDGVQQRLVALGMLLGRALRAKDETRAVELLRQAHEESRQALTELREVAWRVYPTVLDEAGLRVALETVAERSAVPVRLDYRLAREPDTAVATVTYFVISEAVTNAVKHSCADRIAVTVDREENTLFLRIQDNGGGGADASGSGLFGLARRVAAMDGRFRVASPAGGPTTITAELPCA